The following coding sequences are from one uncultured Cohaesibacter sp. window:
- the brxL gene encoding BREX system Lon protease-like protein BrxL, which translates to MTTLDDKINEHFAGYVVRKDLVKAVKGNAIVPTYVLEYLLGQYCATDNEASIETGIETVKEILRKHYVHRSEAGLIQSTIKERGRHKVIDQISVALNEKTDSYEATFENLGIKKVSVDSGTVKAHPKLLVTGIWCIADVQYEFSEDARTSPWMLETIKPIQIAKVDYEGYKKARAQFNKDEWIDLLLQSIGFNPEAFGRRSKLLQLMRLIPFVERNYNIIELGPKGTGKSHIYSEFSPHGQLISGGEITIPKLFVNNSNGRIGLVGYWDVVAFDEFAGREKTANKALVDIMKNYMANKTFSRGVNPMGAEASFAFVGNTDHNVPYMLKNSDLFEALPPQFHDSAFIDRLHAYLPGWEVDVIRGEMFTRGYGFIVDYLAEILRHLRQEDFSNRPDQHFRISEKISTRDRDAIYKTMSGLLKVIFPAGGETAEEVEELLQLALESRKRVKDQLFRIDSTYPDVDFYYVGHDGQKRRIQTVEEQEFPQFCQRKSSNGPREQDEPDMPANNIVSGQGENIASVGQKTTIAKPSLTEGHLVFAENRKGVSYDKLFGPYIDGACRIIVTDPYIRLYYQARNMMEFVEMVIQRKAPEDQVAIHLVTGPNDGDVQKQRELLESISEACTGTGVDFTWAFDTSGTAHARDIITDTGWKIVLDRGLDIFQAPMHREGFNLGDRLQEHRMVKGFYVTYVGQ; encoded by the coding sequence ATGACCACCCTTGACGACAAGATCAACGAACATTTTGCGGGCTATGTTGTTCGCAAGGATTTGGTAAAGGCAGTCAAAGGCAATGCCATTGTGCCGACCTATGTCCTCGAATATCTGCTTGGCCAATATTGCGCGACCGACAACGAAGCCTCGATTGAGACAGGTATCGAAACCGTCAAGGAAATTCTGCGCAAACACTATGTCCATCGCAGTGAGGCAGGGCTGATCCAGTCGACCATCAAGGAAAGGGGGCGTCACAAGGTCATCGATCAGATTTCTGTTGCATTGAACGAAAAGACCGACAGCTATGAGGCCACCTTCGAAAATCTCGGGATCAAGAAAGTGTCGGTCGATAGCGGAACGGTCAAGGCACATCCGAAGCTGTTGGTCACCGGCATTTGGTGCATCGCCGATGTTCAATACGAATTTTCTGAAGACGCGCGGACCTCACCCTGGATGCTCGAGACCATCAAGCCGATCCAGATCGCGAAGGTCGACTATGAGGGCTACAAGAAGGCCCGGGCGCAATTCAACAAGGACGAGTGGATCGATCTTCTTCTCCAGTCCATTGGGTTCAACCCTGAAGCTTTCGGGCGTCGCAGCAAGCTCTTGCAGCTCATGCGCCTCATCCCCTTCGTTGAGCGCAACTACAATATTATTGAGCTGGGCCCCAAGGGCACCGGCAAATCGCACATCTATTCCGAATTTTCACCCCACGGCCAGCTGATCTCCGGCGGGGAAATCACCATTCCGAAGCTCTTCGTCAATAACTCGAATGGACGTATTGGCCTTGTGGGCTACTGGGATGTGGTGGCCTTTGATGAGTTCGCCGGGCGCGAAAAGACCGCCAACAAGGCGTTAGTCGACATAATGAAGAATTACATGGCCAACAAGACGTTCTCGCGCGGGGTCAACCCGATGGGGGCCGAGGCGAGTTTCGCCTTCGTTGGCAATACCGACCACAACGTTCCTTACATGCTCAAGAACTCAGATCTGTTTGAGGCATTGCCTCCGCAATTCCACGACAGCGCGTTTATTGACCGTCTGCATGCCTATTTGCCTGGTTGGGAGGTCGATGTCATCCGAGGTGAGATGTTCACGCGTGGCTATGGCTTCATCGTAGATTATCTGGCTGAAATTCTTCGCCACCTGCGACAAGAGGATTTTTCCAACCGTCCCGATCAGCATTTCCGGATCAGCGAGAAGATTTCTACACGAGACCGTGATGCCATCTACAAAACGATGTCGGGGCTTCTAAAGGTCATCTTCCCCGCAGGTGGCGAGACCGCCGAGGAAGTTGAGGAACTGCTTCAGCTTGCTCTGGAGAGTCGCAAACGTGTCAAGGATCAGCTGTTTCGGATAGACTCGACCTACCCTGACGTTGACTTCTATTACGTGGGTCATGATGGGCAGAAGAGGAGAATCCAGACCGTTGAGGAACAGGAATTCCCGCAATTCTGCCAACGCAAATCCTCGAATGGTCCGCGGGAGCAGGACGAGCCCGATATGCCCGCCAACAATATCGTATCTGGGCAGGGAGAGAATATTGCCTCTGTTGGACAGAAAACCACCATTGCAAAACCTTCACTGACTGAAGGGCACCTTGTTTTCGCTGAAAATCGCAAAGGTGTCAGCTATGATAAGCTCTTTGGTCCCTATATCGACGGCGCATGCCGGATCATCGTCACAGACCCTTATATTCGCCTCTACTATCAAGCGCGCAACATGATGGAATTCGTCGAAATGGTGATCCAGCGAAAAGCACCGGAAGACCAGGTCGCTATCCATCTTGTAACCGGACCAAATGACGGCGATGTCCAGAAACAGCGAGAGTTGCTTGAGAGCATCTCGGAGGCTTGCACAGGAACCGGTGTCGATTTCACTTGGGCCTTTGACACGAGTGGTACCGCACATGCACGTGATATAATCACCGATACCGGATGGAAGATCGTCCTTGATCGCGGCCTTGATATATTCCAGGCTCCCATGCACCGTGAAGGCTTCAACCTAGGGGATCGCTTACAGGAGCACCGTATGGTGAAGGGTTTTTATGTGACCTATGTCGGGCAATAA
- the pglZ gene encoding BREX-1 system phosphatase PglZ type A, with protein sequence MTERIRAGLERLFEEQRIVFWYDTASDMREAFDAVDLPDVSKVEITNNEFGLKYRMLRLEPKQKFLVFKDGPEPEMADNWLLDVQLATAVFKADQAAIWLAELDLPLQFEAVVRDHMEFYRSAGRIEALKRLIHPADQKSDVLRRMLAVCAGAEGGLDTVVEELLGQLAAKRDDALKLIERSNLMEFFWTQIKNAYGYSSDTPDFEDFAITLFQSSYLRALGDDGSLNSEAFLMFSRWKNNRLGGEAFATLSREYQDLLKIEADVKDRAMKALRPVDHFEAVDRQIIRLLVEAMASQTVAASEVVKITRERRQSYWYKTYEDIYLAIAYAAEFQQALAEANLTMSSPADAVRRYTTSWFKVDQAYRKFIHHMQRSGQSSLLGALFESIENRYTTNFLLAVNDVWQDQIAKLDSWTFPDFAQQRNFYRDQAAEFRRLTNPQKVVVIISDALRFEVAEECLREIRKLNRFDADLKPMISSLPSYTQLGMAALLPNKDLTVAGDGSVTSFGLPTQGTIAREKVLDMGRAGDRVKAMKADDFMALRSDDGKEIFRDHDVLYLYHNRIDSLGHNLKTEERATEAAEDTIEDLTKLVRKLTSANFSNILITADHGFLYQHRQLHETDFSVADPTGDEILFRDRRFVIGRGLNETAGMKKFTPGALGLAGDLDILIPNSINRMRVKGAGSRFVHGGATLQEVVIPVLRVGKRREEDVGKVDVQIVVPGRSLITSGQIAVTFYQEQPVSEKQQQRILLAGIYAEDGTLISDEHQLTFDYTSGNAREREMPIQFLLSRDADRFNSQDVFLKLQEQRGKTSHYDDYTSHRFQLRRRISTDFDF encoded by the coding sequence ATGACTGAACGCATCCGCGCAGGGCTGGAACGGTTGTTCGAGGAGCAACGGATCGTCTTCTGGTATGACACCGCCAGCGACATGCGCGAGGCGTTCGACGCCGTGGACCTTCCCGATGTTTCAAAGGTCGAGATCACCAACAACGAGTTCGGCCTCAAATACCGCATGCTGCGGCTGGAACCGAAGCAGAAGTTCCTCGTCTTCAAGGACGGCCCCGAGCCCGAGATGGCCGACAACTGGCTGCTGGACGTGCAGTTGGCCACCGCCGTATTCAAGGCCGATCAGGCGGCGATCTGGCTGGCCGAACTTGACTTGCCTTTGCAATTCGAGGCTGTGGTGCGCGATCACATGGAATTCTATCGCTCTGCTGGCCGCATCGAGGCGCTGAAACGCCTGATCCACCCCGCCGATCAGAAATCCGACGTTCTACGCCGGATGCTGGCCGTCTGTGCCGGAGCCGAGGGCGGGCTTGACACCGTAGTCGAGGAACTGCTGGGCCAGCTCGCCGCCAAACGCGACGACGCTCTGAAGCTCATCGAGCGGTCCAACCTGATGGAGTTTTTCTGGACGCAGATCAAGAACGCCTATGGCTACAGCTCGGACACGCCCGACTTCGAGGATTTCGCGATCACGCTGTTCCAGTCGAGCTATCTGCGCGCCCTCGGGGACGATGGCAGCCTCAACAGCGAGGCGTTCCTGATGTTCAGCCGCTGGAAGAACAATCGCCTTGGTGGCGAGGCGTTTGCCACGCTCAGCCGCGAATATCAGGATCTGCTCAAGATCGAGGCCGATGTGAAAGATCGCGCGATGAAGGCCCTGCGCCCGGTCGATCACTTCGAAGCGGTCGATCGCCAGATCATCCGCCTTCTGGTCGAGGCGATGGCCAGCCAGACGGTGGCAGCTTCGGAGGTGGTGAAAATCACCCGCGAGCGGCGACAGAGCTACTGGTACAAGACCTACGAGGACATCTATCTCGCCATCGCCTATGCCGCCGAATTCCAGCAGGCACTGGCCGAGGCCAATCTCACCATGTCTTCGCCCGCCGATGCCGTGCGGCGCTATACGACTAGTTGGTTCAAGGTCGATCAGGCCTACCGCAAATTCATCCATCACATGCAGCGCAGCGGGCAATCGTCGCTTCTGGGCGCGCTGTTCGAGAGCATCGAGAACCGATACACGACAAACTTCCTTCTCGCCGTCAATGATGTCTGGCAGGATCAGATAGCGAAGCTGGACAGTTGGACCTTCCCCGATTTCGCGCAACAGCGGAATTTCTATCGCGATCAGGCTGCCGAATTCCGGCGCCTGACCAACCCGCAAAAAGTCGTAGTGATCATCTCAGACGCTCTGCGCTTCGAGGTGGCCGAGGAATGCCTGCGCGAGATCCGCAAGCTCAACCGCTTTGACGCAGATCTGAAGCCGATGATCTCGTCTCTGCCGAGCTATACCCAGCTGGGTATGGCGGCGCTCCTGCCCAACAAGGATCTGACAGTGGCAGGGGATGGCAGCGTCACGTCCTTCGGCCTGCCGACCCAGGGAACAATAGCCCGCGAGAAAGTGCTGGATATGGGCCGGGCCGGGGATCGGGTCAAGGCGATGAAGGCAGATGACTTCATGGCGCTCCGCTCCGATGACGGGAAGGAGATCTTCCGCGATCACGATGTGCTCTACCTGTATCACAATCGCATCGATAGCCTCGGCCATAATCTAAAGACTGAGGAACGTGCCACAGAGGCTGCCGAGGACACGATAGAGGATCTAACCAAACTGGTGCGCAAGCTGACCAGCGCCAATTTCTCAAACATCCTGATTACCGCCGATCATGGCTTCCTCTATCAACATCGCCAATTGCACGAGACTGATTTCTCTGTTGCAGACCCGACGGGAGACGAGATCCTGTTCCGCGACCGTCGTTTCGTGATTGGGCGAGGCCTGAACGAGACAGCTGGAATGAAGAAATTTACACCCGGGGCTCTCGGGCTTGCCGGCGATCTCGATATCCTGATCCCGAATTCAATCAATCGCATGCGCGTGAAAGGTGCCGGCAGCCGCTTTGTGCATGGTGGCGCGACCCTGCAGGAGGTCGTGATCCCGGTCCTGCGGGTCGGCAAGAGGCGCGAAGAGGATGTCGGAAAAGTTGATGTCCAGATCGTGGTTCCAGGACGTAGCCTCATCACTTCCGGTCAGATAGCGGTAACCTTCTATCAGGAGCAGCCGGTCTCTGAAAAACAGCAGCAGCGTATTCTTCTGGCGGGCATCTATGCCGAAGACGGCACACTGATTTCCGACGAACATCAGCTCACTTTCGATTATACCTCAGGCAATGCCCGCGAACGCGAGATGCCAATCCAGTTCCTGCTGTCGCGGGATGCGGACCGGTTCAACAGCCAGGATGTCTTCCTCAAGCTGCAAGAGCAACGCGGCAAGACCAGCCATTACGACGATTATACCAGCCATCGGTTCCAGCTTCGCCGCAGGATCTCGACGGATTTTGACTTTTAA
- the pglX gene encoding BREX-1 system adenine-specific DNA-methyltransferase PglX yields MDTNALKKFAQAARNLLIEQVSAKLDLVLAEGAPARREHTKAVTALENAIKREGRKQVVEQVAYTWFNRFTALRFMDANAYTQVRVVTPADGQTRPELLSEAMAGNLPDGASAHIAALLEGRTPSRDPQAEAYRQLLVHACNQWHGPMPFLFEKLDDYSELLMPEDLLSQDSILARLREVMTEDACQDVEIIGWLYQFYISEKKDQVFAGLKKNVKITAENIPAATQLFTPHWIVRYLVENSLGRLWLLNRPDSKLAGQMDYYIAPEAPETDFLKIGKPEEIKLCDPACGSGHMLTYAFDLLYAIYEEEGYEATEIPALILTHNLTGLEIDDRAGALAAFALCMKAAARLGRRRFLRMEAKPDICVLQNVSFTDAEMQDVAAVVGDDLFTKDLKDTLGQFTEAKNFGSLIVPHSSDPAETLRVVEARELSGDLLLKDVQARVTAVLRMAEALSPKYHVVVANPPYMGSKGMNAKLGAFAKESYPDSKSDLLTMFMERSASLARASGMIAMINLPSWMFLSSYEKLRENLLSSQHIYSLLQLGRGLFGADFGTVAFVLRNSKSAEGESGVYRRLFEKHVDVRKAETIQNLFLEKDYGRFVCDSSVFEQIPGHPIAFWISFRALENFKQPKFQDQYTAKKGMAIGDNARFLRQWFEVSENKQNRDAHNANETMQHKWYPCLHGGPFRKWGSNKESVVNWLDNGSEAKSAISQKTGDHWSRYIISTDFFFRPGLNWTAISSSSFSARYHPHGFAFSSASMASFDEAENTTHGLALINSRVGAYYFNLLSPTLNYGISEVKKTPLVEGSASTKIESNTGELVQLSESDWDAYETSWDFTALPLLSPDHRGETLAESFSALRAHWQSMTSEMQRLEEENNRIFIDAYGLQDELTPEVPIGEITLTCNPAYRYGVKNSEETNEARLRGDTMAEFLSYAVGCMFGRYSLDAPGLILANQGERLEDYLEALKEKGIDEPTFMPDADNVIPVLESDWFNDDITERFRKFLRVTFGEAHFQQNLRYLEDALGKDIRKYFTRDFYNDHVRRYKKRPIYWLFSSPKGTFNALIYMHRYRSDTVSVLLNDYLREFITKLEGERARLSRLADDGAATQAQKTKALKDVGVIAKQIDELNEWEREVIFPLAQQKIEIDLDDGVKANYPKFGTALKKIAGLEAKDD; encoded by the coding sequence ATGGATACCAACGCGCTCAAGAAATTTGCTCAGGCCGCCCGCAATCTGCTAATCGAGCAGGTCTCGGCCAAGCTTGATCTGGTGCTGGCCGAAGGTGCGCCAGCAAGGCGGGAGCATACCAAGGCGGTCACAGCTCTTGAAAACGCCATCAAACGCGAGGGCCGCAAGCAGGTCGTCGAACAGGTGGCCTATACATGGTTCAACCGCTTCACCGCGCTGCGCTTCATGGACGCCAACGCTTACACGCAGGTCCGCGTTGTCACACCGGCGGATGGACAGACCCGGCCCGAACTTCTGTCCGAGGCGATGGCGGGTAACCTGCCTGATGGCGCATCAGCCCACATTGCGGCGCTGCTCGAAGGCCGCACGCCCAGCCGTGACCCGCAGGCCGAGGCCTATCGCCAGCTGCTGGTGCATGCCTGCAACCAGTGGCACGGGCCGATGCCCTTCCTGTTCGAGAAGCTGGATGACTATTCCGAGCTGCTGATGCCGGAGGATCTGCTCTCGCAAGACTCCATCCTCGCCCGCCTGCGCGAGGTGATGACCGAGGACGCGTGTCAGGATGTCGAGATCATCGGCTGGCTCTATCAGTTCTATATCTCGGAGAAGAAGGATCAGGTCTTCGCGGGCCTCAAGAAGAATGTCAAGATCACGGCCGAGAACATCCCCGCCGCGACGCAGCTCTTCACCCCGCACTGGATCGTCCGCTATCTGGTGGAGAACTCGCTGGGGCGGCTCTGGCTCTTGAACCGACCCGACAGCAAGCTCGCCGGGCAGATGGATTATTACATCGCGCCCGAAGCGCCCGAGACGGACTTCCTCAAGATTGGCAAGCCCGAGGAGATCAAACTCTGCGATCCCGCCTGCGGTTCGGGGCACATGCTGACCTATGCCTTTGACCTGCTCTATGCCATCTATGAGGAAGAGGGTTATGAGGCGACCGAGATCCCCGCGCTGATCCTGACGCATAACCTGACCGGGCTTGAGATTGACGACCGCGCCGGTGCGCTGGCGGCCTTTGCATTATGCATGAAGGCGGCGGCAAGGCTCGGGCGGCGGCGGTTCTTGCGGATGGAGGCGAAACCCGACATCTGCGTATTGCAAAATGTGAGCTTCACCGACGCCGAGATGCAGGATGTGGCCGCAGTTGTGGGCGATGACCTCTTTACCAAGGATTTGAAAGACACGCTGGGACAGTTCACTGAGGCGAAGAATTTCGGCTCGCTGATCGTGCCTCACTCAAGCGATCCGGCAGAGACGCTGCGGGTGGTGGAGGCGCGGGAGCTCAGTGGCGACCTGCTACTGAAAGACGTGCAGGCGCGCGTCACCGCCGTGCTGCGCATGGCCGAGGCGCTGTCGCCGAAGTATCACGTGGTGGTGGCCAACCCGCCTTATATGGGCAGCAAGGGGATGAATGCGAAACTGGGTGCGTTTGCAAAAGAGAGCTACCCCGATAGCAAATCCGATCTGTTGACTATGTTTATGGAACGGTCTGCCTCCCTCGCACGAGCTTCTGGCATGATCGCCATGATCAATCTCCCATCTTGGATGTTTTTGAGTTCATATGAAAAGTTGCGGGAAAATTTGCTGTCATCCCAGCACATCTACTCATTGCTCCAGTTAGGTCGCGGACTATTTGGCGCGGATTTCGGCACCGTCGCCTTTGTTTTGCGAAACTCGAAAAGCGCTGAAGGAGAATCCGGTGTCTATAGACGTTTGTTTGAAAAGCATGTCGATGTCCGAAAGGCGGAAACAATCCAAAATCTATTCCTCGAAAAAGATTACGGACGGTTCGTCTGTGATAGTAGCGTGTTTGAGCAGATACCTGGCCATCCCATTGCGTTTTGGATTAGCTTTCGCGCACTTGAAAACTTCAAGCAACCTAAGTTTCAAGACCAATACACAGCCAAGAAAGGGATGGCTATCGGAGACAATGCCCGTTTCTTGCGACAATGGTTCGAGGTTTCAGAGAACAAGCAGAACAGAGACGCGCACAATGCAAATGAAACAATGCAACACAAGTGGTACCCCTGTCTCCACGGCGGGCCTTTCCGGAAATGGGGGAGTAACAAGGAGAGCGTAGTCAATTGGCTCGATAACGGGTCAGAAGCTAAGAGTGCCATTTCGCAAAAGACCGGAGACCATTGGTCACGCTACATCATTAGCACTGATTTCTTCTTTCGGCCGGGCCTCAACTGGACGGCTATCTCGTCATCATCTTTTTCAGCACGATACCATCCGCACGGCTTTGCGTTTTCATCGGCCTCAATGGCTTCTTTCGATGAGGCGGAAAACACAACGCATGGGCTCGCACTGATAAATTCCAGAGTTGGAGCATACTACTTCAATTTGTTGAGTCCCACACTCAACTACGGAATCTCGGAGGTCAAAAAAACTCCGCTCGTTGAAGGTAGCGCCAGCACCAAGATAGAGTCGAACACTGGCGAGCTCGTTCAGCTTTCAGAATCCGACTGGGACGCCTACGAAACCTCCTGGGATTTCACCGCGCTCCCGCTGCTCTCGCCGGATCATCGCGGCGAGACGCTGGCGGAGAGCTTTAGCGCGCTTCGCGCCCACTGGCAGTCCATGACGTCCGAAATGCAGCGCCTTGAGGAGGAGAACAACCGCATCTTCATCGACGCCTATGGCCTGCAGGACGAACTGACGCCCGAGGTGCCGATCGGGGAAATCACGCTGACCTGCAACCCGGCCTATCGCTATGGCGTGAAGAACTCCGAGGAAACCAATGAGGCTCGCCTGCGCGGCGATACCATGGCAGAGTTCCTTTCCTACGCCGTGGGCTGCATGTTTGGCCGCTACAGCCTCGATGCGCCGGGCCTGATCCTTGCCAATCAGGGCGAGCGGCTGGAGGATTATCTCGAGGCCCTCAAGGAAAAGGGCATTGACGAGCCGACCTTCATGCCCGACGCGGACAATGTGATCCCCGTGCTCGAAAGCGACTGGTTCAATGACGACATCACCGAACGCTTCCGCAAATTCCTGCGCGTGACGTTCGGCGAGGCGCATTTCCAACAGAACCTGCGCTATCTCGAAGATGCCTTGGGCAAGGACATCCGGAAATATTTCACCCGCGATTTCTACAACGACCATGTGAGGCGCTACAAAAAACGTCCGATCTATTGGCTGTTCTCTTCGCCCAAGGGCACATTCAATGCGCTGATCTACATGCACCGCTATCGCTCCGACACTGTGTCTGTGCTGCTGAATGACTATTTGCGCGAATTCATCACCAAGCTGGAAGGCGAACGCGCGCGGCTTTCAAGGCTCGCCGATGATGGAGCGGCAACGCAGGCCCAGAAGACCAAGGCCCTGAAGGACGTCGGTGTCATCGCCAAACAGATCGACGAGCTCAACGAATGGGAGCGCGAGGTGATCTTCCCGCTGGCACAGCAGAAGATCGAGATCGACCTAGACGATGGCGTGAAGGCGAACTATCCGAAATTCGGCACGGCGCTGAAGAAGATTGCCGGACTGGAGGCAAAAGATGACTGA